The Cottoperca gobio chromosome 6, fCotGob3.1, whole genome shotgun sequence genome has a segment encoding these proteins:
- the LOC115009635 gene encoding myosin heavy chain, fast skeletal muscle-like: MSTDAEMATYGKAAIYLRKPERERLEAQSAPFDAKSACYVTDVKELYLKATILKKDGDKVTVKVLTTEEEKTVKEADVCPMNPPKYDKIEDMAMMTHLNEASVLYNLKERYAAWMIYTYSGLFCATVNPYKWLPVYDTECVTAYRGKKRMEAPPHIFSVSDNAYQFMATDRENQSVLITGESGAGKTVNTKRVIQYFATISVGGPKRDTSKGSLEDQIIAANPLLEAYGNAKTVRNDNSSRFGKFIRIHFGTTGKLASADIETYLLEKSRVTYQLPAERGYHIFFQMMTNHKPELIDLALITTNPYDFPMCSMGQITVASIDDKVELEATDNAIDILGFTNEEKLSIYKMTGAVLHHGNMKFKQKQREEQAEPDGTEDADKVAYLLGLNSADMLKALCYPRVKVGNEYVTKGQTVPQVMNSVPALAKSIYEKLFLWMVIRINQMLDTKQARQFYIGVLDIAGFEIFDFNTLEQLCINFTNEKLQQFFNHTMFVLEQEEYKKEGIVWAFIDFGMDLAACIELIEKPMGIFSILEEECMFPKATDTSFKNKLYDQHLGKTKAFEKPKPAKGKAEAHFSLVHYAGIVDYNIDGWLDKNKDPLNESVIQLYQKSPVKLLVLLYPPVVEEVGGSKKGGKKKGGSMQTVSSQFRENLGKLMTNLRATHPHFVRCLIPNESKTPGLMENFLVIHQLRCNGVLEGIRICRKGFPSRILYADFKQRYKVLNASVIPEGQFIDNKKASEKLLGSIEINHEEYKFGHTKVFFKAGLLGTLEEMRDEKLASLVTMTQALCRGFLMRKEFLEMTARRDAIYTIQYNVRSFMNVKHWPWMKVYYKIKPLLKSAETEKELSNMKENYDKMKIDLAAALAKKKELEEKMVSLLQEKNDLQLHVASETENLSDAEERCEGLIKSKIQLEAKLKETTERLEDEEEINAELTAKKRKLEDECSELKKDIDDLELTLAKVEKEKHATENKVKNLTEEMASQDESIAKLTKEKKALQEAHQQTLDDLQAEEDKVNTLTKAKTKLEQQVDDLEGSLEQEKKLRMDLERAKRKLEGDLKLAQESIMDLENDKQQSDEKTKKKDFEISQLLSKIEDEQSLGAQLQKKIKELQARIEELEEEIEAERAARAKVEKQRSDLSRELEEISERLEEAGGATAAQIEMNKKREAEFQKLRRDLEESTLQHEATAAALRKKQADSVAELGEQIDNLQRVKQKLEKEKSEYKMEIDDLSSNMENVAKAKGNLEKMSRTLEDQLSELKTKNDENVRQINDTSSQKARLLTENGEFSRQIEEKEALVSQLTRGKQAYTQQIEEIKRQIEEEVKAKNALAHGLQSARHDCDLLREQFEEEQEAKAELQRGMSKANSEVAQWRSKYETDAIQRTEELEESKKKLAQRLQEAEEQIEAVNSKCASLEKTKQRLQSEVEDLMIDVERANGLAANLDKKQRNFDKVLAEWKQKFEEGQAELEGAQKEARSLSTELFKMKNSYEEALDHLETMKRENKNLQQEISDLTEQIGETGKSIHELEKSKKQVETEKLEIQTALEEAEGTLEHEESKILRVQLELNQIKGEVDRKLAEKDEEMEQIKRNSQRVTDSMQSTLDSEVRSRNDALRIKKKMEGDLNEMEIQLSHANRQAAESQKQLRNVQTQLKDAQLHLDDAVRAQEDFKEQAAMVDRRNGLMVAEIEELRAALEQTERSRKIAEQELIDASERVGLLHSQNTSLLNTKKKLESDLVQVQGEVDDTVQEARNAEEKAKKAITDAAMMAEELKKEQDTSAHLERMKKNLEVAVKDLQHRLDEAENLAMKGGKKQLQKLESRVRELETEVEGEQRRGADAIKGVRKYERRVKELTYQTEEDKKNVSRLQDLVDKLQLKVKAYKRQSEEAEEQANVHLSKCRKVQHELEEAEERADIAESQVNKLRAKSRDSGKGKEAAE, encoded by the exons AATCCTCAAGAAAGATGGTGACAAAGTCACCGTCAAAGTCTTAACCACTGAGGAG GAAAAGACAGTTAAAGAAGCTGACGTCTGTCCAATGAACCCTCCCAAGTATGACAAGATTGAGGACATGGCCATGATGACCCATCTCAATGAAGCCTCTGTGCTGTATAACCTCAAAGAGCGTTATGCAGCATGGATGATCTAC ACCTACTCTGGGTTGTTCTGTGCCACTGTGAACCCCTACAAATGGCTCCCAGTGTACGATACTGAATGTGTAACTGCCTATAGAGGCAAGAAGCGTATGGAGGCTCCACCCCacatcttctctgtctctgacaaCGCTTATCAGTTCATGGCTACTG aCAGGGAGAACCAGTCTGTCTTGATCAC TGGAGAATCTGGTGCTGGAAAGACTGTGAACACCAAGCGTGTCATCCAGTACTTTGCAACAATCTCAGTTGGTGGACCGAAGAGGGACACATCAAAG GGGTCACTGGAGGATCAGATTATTGCAGCCAATCCCCTGTTGGAGGCCTATGGTAACGCCAAAACTGTGAGGAATGACAACTCTTCTCGTTTT GGTAAATTCATCAGAATCCATTTTGGCACAACTGGCAAACTGGCTAGTGCTGATATTGAGACAT ATCTGCTGGAGAAGTCTAGAGTGACATACCAGCTTCCTGCAGAAAGAGGCTACCACATCTTCTTCCAGATGATGACCAACCACAAACCTGAGCTGATTG ATTTGGCACTCATTACAACCAACCCCTACGACTTCCCCATGTGCAGCATGGGTCAAATCACTGTGGCCAGCATTGATGACAAAGTTGAGCTGGAAGCCACTGAT AATGCTATTGATATCCTCGGCTTCACTAATGAAGAGAAGTTGAGCATCTACAAGATGACCGGTGCTGTGCTTCACCATGGTAACATGAAGTTCAAGCAGAAGCAGCGTGAGGAGCAGGCTGAGCCTGATGGCACAGAGG ATGCTGACAAGGTTGCTTACTTGCTGGGTCTGAACTCCGCTGACATGCTGAAGGCCCTGTGCTATCCCAGAGTGAAGGTCGGAAATGAGTATGTCACCAAGGGGCAAACTGTACCTCAG gTCATGAACTCAGTGCCAGCTCTGGCCAAGTCTATCTATGAGAAGTTGTTCTTGTGGATGGTCATCCGTATCAACCAGATGTTGGACACTAAACAAGCTAGGCAGTTCTACATTGGTGTCCTGGATATTGCCGGCTTTGAAATCTTTGAT TTCAACACATTGGAGCAGCTGTGCATCAACTTCACCAATGAGAAACTGCAACAGTTCTTCAACCACACCATGTTTGTCCTGGAGCAAGAGGAGTACAAGAAAGAGGGTATTGTCTGGGCGTTCATTGACTTTGGCATGGACTTGGCTGCCTGTATTGAGCTGATTGAAAAG CCCATGGGCATCTTCTCCATCCTTGAAGAGGAGTGCATGTTCCCCAAGGCCACAGACACATCCTTCAAGAATAAGCTGTATGACCAGCATCTTGGCAAAACCAAAGCATTTGAGAAGCCAAAGCCCGCCAAAGGCAAAGCTGAGGCCCACTTCTCCCTGGTGCACTATGCTGGTATTGTGGACTATAATATCGATGGCTGGTTGGACAAGAACAAGGATCCACTGAATGAGTCTGTCATTCAGCTCTACCAGAAATCCCCAGTGAAACTGCTGGTGCTTCTGTATCCTCCCGTCGTTGAGG AGGTTGGTGGCAGCAAGAAGGGAGGCAAGAAGAAGGGTGGTTCTATGCAGACTGTATCTTCACAGTTTAGG GAGAACTTGGGCAAGCTGATGACTAACTTGAGGGCAACCCATCCTCACTTTGTGCGCTGCCTGATTCCCAATGAGTCAAAGACTCCAG GATTGATGGAGAACTTCCTGGTTATCCACCAGCTCAGGTGTAACGGTGTGTTGGAGGGTATCAGAATCTGCAGAAAAGGTTTCCCCAGCAGAATCCTCTATGCTGACTTCAAGCAGAG ATACAAGGTGCTGAATGCCAGTGTCATCCCTGAGGGCCAGTTCATCGACAACAAGAAAGCTTCAGAGAAGCTGCTTGGGTCAATTGAAATCAATCATGAGGAGTATAAATTCGGACACACAAAG gTGTTCTTCAAGGCCGGTCTGCTGGGTACCCTtgaggagatgagagatgaaAAACTGGCTTCTCTGGTCACCATGACTCAGGCTTTGTGCCGTGGTTTCCTCATGCGAAAGGAATTTCTGGAGATGACAGCGAGGAG GGATGCTATCTATACCATCCAGTACAATGTCCGCTCATTCATGAATGTGAAACACTGGCCATGGATGAAGGTGTACTACAAGATCAAGCCTCTGCTGAAGAGTGCTGAAACTGAGAAGGAGCTGTCAAATATGAAGGAGAACTATGATAAGATGAAAATAGACTTGGCTGCTGCCCTGGCTAAGAAGAAGGAACTGGAGGAGAAGATGGTTTCGCTTCTGCAGGAGAAGAATGATCTGCAGCTGCATGTAGCATCT GAAACAGAGAATCTGTCAGATGCTGAGGAGAGATGTGAGGGACTTATCAAGAGTAAGATTCAGTTGGAGGCCAAACTTAAAGAGACAACTGAGAGactggaggatgaagaggaaatCAATGCTGAGCTCACTGCCAAGAAGAGAAAGCTGGAGGATGAATGCTCTGAGCTCAAGAAGGATATTGATGACCTGGAGCTGACCTTGGCCAAagtggagaaggagaaacatGCCACTGAGAACAAg GTGAAGAACCTGACAGAGGAGATGGCCTCTCAGGATGAGAGCATCGCTAAGCTGACCAAGGAAAAGAAAGCCCTTCAGGAGGCTCATCAGCAGACTCTTGATGACCTGCAGGCTGAGGAAGACAAAGTCAACACTCTGACCAAGGCCAAGACCAAGCTTGAGCAGCAAGTGGATGAT CTTGAGGGTTCTCTGGAGCAAGAGAAGAAGCTGCGTATGGACCTTGAGAGAGCCAAGAGGAAGCTTGAGGGTGATCTGAAACTGGCCCAGGAATCCATCATGGATCTTGAGAATGACAAGCAGCAGTCTGATGAGAAAACGAAAAA GAAGGACTTTGAAATCAGTCAACTCCTTAGCAAGATTGAAGATGAACAGTCACTGGGTGCTCAACTTCAGAAAAAGATCAAGGAGCTTCAG GCCCGTATTGAGGAACTGGAGGAGGAGATTGAGGCTGAGCGTGCTGCTCGTGCCAAGGTTGAGAAGCAGAGATCTGACCTCTCCAGGGAACTTGAGGAGATCAGTGAGAGGCTGGAGGAGGCTGGAGGTGCCACTGCTGCTCAGATTGAGATGAACAAGAAGCGTGAGGCTGAGTTCCAGAAGCTCCGTCGTGACCTTGAAGAGTCCACTCTGCAGCATGaagccactgctgctgctcttcgcAAGAAGCAGGCTGACAGCGTTGCTGAGCTGGGAGAGCAGATTGATAACCTTCAGCGTGTCAAGCAGAAGCTTGAGAAGGAAAAGAGTGAATACAAGATGGAGATTGATGACCTCTCCAGCAACATGGAGAATGTTGCTAAGGCAAAG GGAAATCTTGAAAAGATGTCCCGTACTCTTGAGGACCAACTTAGCGAACTGAAGACCAAGAATGATGAAAATGTCCGTCAAATCAACGACACAAGTTCACAGAAAGCACGTCTCCTGACAGAAAATG GTGAGTTCAGCCGTCAAATTGAAGAGAAAGAAGCTCTTGTCTCCCAGCTGACCAGAGGCAAACAGGCCTACACTCAGCAGATTGAGGAGATTAAGAGACAGATTGAAGAGGAGGTTAAG GCCAAGAATGCTCTTGCCCATGGACTGCAATCAGCCCGCCATGACTGTGATCTGTTGAGGGAGCAGtttgaggaggagcaggaggccaAGGCTGAGCTGCAGCGTGGAATGTCCAAGGCCAACAGTGAGGTGGCTCAGTGGAGATCGAAGTATGAAACTGATGCTATCCAGCGCACTGAGGAGCTTGAGGAATCCAA GAAAAAGCTGGCCCAGCGCCTTCAGGAGGCTGAGGAACAGATTGAGGCAGTGAATTCCAAGTGTGCTTCTCTTGAGAAAACCAAACAGAGGCTCCAGAGTGAGGTGGAGGACCTCATGATTGATGTGGAGAGGGCCAATGGGCTTGCTGCCAATCTGGACAAGAAGCAGAGGAACTTTGACAAG GTGTTGGCAGAGTGGAAACAGAAGTTCGAGGAGGGTCAGGCAGAGCTTGAGGGAGCACAGAAGGAGGCTCGTTCTCTCAGCACTGAGCTGTTCAAGATGAAGAACTCTTATGAGGAAGCTTTGGATCATCTGGAAACCATGAAGCgtgaaaacaaaaacctgcaac aggagATCTCAGATCTGACTGAACAGATTGGTGAGACTGGCAAGAGCATCCATGAGCTGGAGAAGTCCAAGAAGCAGGTGGAGACAGAGAAGTTGGAGATCCAGACGGCTCTTGAAGAGGCTGAG GGAACTCTGGAACACGAAGAGTCTAAGATCCTGCGTGTCCAGCTGGAGCTCAACCAGATTAAGGGTGAGGTGGACAGGAAGCTGGCAGAGAAAGATGAGGAGATGGAGCAGATCAAGAGGAACAGTCAGAGAGTGACTGACTCCATGCAGAGCACTCTGGATTCTGAGGTCAGGAGCAGGAACGATGCCCTGAGaatcaagaagaagatggagggagacCTGAATGAGATGGAGATTCAGCTCAGCCACGCCAATCGCCAGGCTGCTGAGTCCCAGAAGCAGCTGAGGAATGTGCAAACACAGCTGAAG GATGCACAACTGCACCTTGATGATGCTGTCAGAGCCCAGGAGGACTTTAAGGAGCAAGCTGCTATGGTGGATCGTAGGAACGGTCTTATGGTAGCTGAAATTGAGGAACTTAGAGCTGCTctggaacagacagagagaagtcgCAAAATCGCTGAGCAGGAGCTGATAGACGCCAGTGAGCGTGTTGGACTTCTGCACTCTCAG aaCACAAGCCTTCTGAACACCAAGAAGAAGCTTGAGTCTGACCTGGTCCAGGTCCAGGGTGAAGTGGATGACACTGTCCAGGAAGCAAGGAATGCAGAGGAGAAGGCCAAGAAGGCCATCACTGAT GCTGCTATGATGGctgaggagctgaagaaggagCAGGATACTAGCGCTCACttggagaggatgaagaagaaccTGGAGGTCGCTGTTAAGGACCTGCAGCACCGCCTGGATGAGGCTGAGAACCTGGCCATGAAGGGTGGCAAGAAGCAGCTCCAGAAACTTGAGTCCAGG GTGCGTGAGCTGGAAACAGAGGTTGAGGGTGAGCAGAGACGTGGAGCAGATGCTATTAAGGGTGTCCGCAAATATGAGAGGAGGGTGAAAGAGCTCACCTACCAG ACTGAAGAGGACAAGAAAAATGTGAGCAGGCTGCAGGATCTGGTTGACAAGTTGCAGCTCAAGGTGAAGGCCTACAAGAGGCAGTCTGAGGAGGCG GAGGAGCAGGCAAACGTTCATTTGTCTAAGTGCAGGAAGGTCCAGCatgagctggaggaggctgaggagcGTGCTGACATTGCAGAGTCTCAGGTCAACAAGCTGAGAGCAAAGAGCCGTGACTCTGGcaag GGAAAAGAGGCAGCTGAGTAA